A region from the Natronorubrum halophilum genome encodes:
- a CDS encoding GMP synthase subunit A: MTKIVVVDNHGQFTHLERRALRDLGVDTALIDNETPPEDVDADGVVLSGGPDMDRIGKSVEYLEADVPVLGICLGMQLIADELGGRVGGGEYGGYADVNVDIVDSDDPLTGSLHPETRVWASHADEVKELPAGFELTARSDVCDVEAMSDTDRDLYGVQWHPEVAHTEQGDEIFENFLEICESQ, from the coding sequence ATGACGAAAATCGTCGTGGTGGACAATCACGGCCAGTTCACCCACCTAGAGCGCCGAGCGCTTCGCGACCTCGGCGTCGACACGGCGTTGATCGACAACGAGACACCACCCGAAGACGTCGATGCCGACGGCGTGGTTCTCTCGGGCGGCCCGGATATGGACCGGATCGGCAAGTCCGTCGAGTACCTCGAGGCGGACGTCCCGGTGCTCGGCATCTGTCTCGGCATGCAGCTGATCGCCGACGAACTGGGCGGTCGCGTCGGGGGCGGCGAGTACGGTGGCTACGCCGACGTGAACGTCGACATCGTCGACAGCGACGACCCGCTGACCGGCTCGCTCCACCCCGAAACTCGGGTCTGGGCGAGTCACGCCGACGAGGTCAAGGAACTGCCCGCGGGATTCGAACTGACGGCCCGAAGCGACGTCTGCGACGTCGAAGCGATGAGCGACACCGACCGCGACCTCTACGGCGTCCAGTGGCACCCCGAGGTCGCCCACACCGAGCAGGGCGACGAAATCTTCGAGAACTTCCTCGAGATCTGCGAATCGCAGTAG
- a CDS encoding DUF7556 family protein produces the protein MTLEAESIGSLPVDDSDVVAAIDEIDGRSQLVIADIARDDVWLSMAERDAVSLETWR, from the coding sequence ATGACACTCGAGGCCGAGTCTATCGGGAGTCTGCCTGTAGACGACAGCGACGTCGTCGCTGCAATCGATGAAATCGACGGACGCTCGCAGCTCGTTATCGCCGATATCGCACGCGACGACGTGTGGCTTTCGATGGCCGAGCGAGATGCCGTCTCGCTGGAAACGTGGCGGTAA
- the pan1 gene encoding proteasome-activating nucleotidase Pan1 — protein sequence MSDTVDDVDLPYDEDEASQQEKIQTLEERLEILEAQNEEMRDKLLDANAENNKYQQKLERLTHENKKLKQSPLFVATVQEITDEGVIIKQHGNNQEALTEVTDELREEIDPDARVAVNNSLSIVKSLSNETDVRARVMEVTESPEVSYEDIGGLEEQMQEVRETVEMPLEKPEMFDDVGIDPPSGVLLYGPPGTGKTMLAKAVANQTDATFIKMAGSELVHKFIGEGAKLVRDLFKVAREHEPAVIFIDEIDAIAAKRTESKTSGDAEVQRTMMQLLSEMDGFEERGEIRIIAATNRFDMLDRAILRPGRFDRLIEVPKPNAEGREIIFQIHTRGMNVADDVDFAELAEDADEASGADVKAVCTEAGMFAIRDERTEIRMEDFRNAWEKVQADSDETDEVSKTFA from the coding sequence ATGAGCGACACCGTGGACGACGTCGACCTCCCATACGACGAGGACGAGGCGTCCCAACAGGAGAAGATCCAGACGCTCGAGGAACGGCTGGAGATCCTCGAGGCGCAAAACGAGGAGATGCGGGACAAGCTCCTCGACGCCAACGCCGAGAATAACAAGTACCAGCAGAAACTCGAGCGGTTAACTCACGAGAACAAGAAACTTAAGCAGTCACCGCTGTTCGTCGCCACCGTCCAGGAGATCACGGACGAGGGCGTCATTATCAAACAGCACGGGAACAACCAGGAGGCACTGACGGAGGTCACGGACGAACTGCGTGAGGAGATCGACCCCGACGCCCGGGTCGCAGTCAACAACTCGCTCTCGATCGTCAAGTCCCTCTCGAACGAGACCGACGTGCGCGCTCGCGTGATGGAGGTCACCGAGAGCCCGGAAGTCAGCTACGAGGACATCGGCGGACTCGAAGAGCAGATGCAGGAGGTCCGCGAGACCGTCGAGATGCCCCTCGAGAAGCCGGAGATGTTCGACGACGTCGGAATTGATCCGCCGAGCGGCGTCCTCCTGTACGGTCCGCCTGGGACCGGCAAGACGATGCTCGCCAAAGCCGTCGCCAACCAGACCGACGCCACCTTCATTAAGATGGCCGGCTCGGAACTGGTCCACAAATTCATCGGCGAGGGCGCGAAGCTCGTCCGCGACCTGTTCAAGGTCGCCCGCGAGCACGAACCCGCCGTCATCTTCATCGACGAGATCGACGCCATCGCCGCCAAGCGAACGGAGTCCAAAACGTCGGGCGACGCCGAGGTTCAGCGGACGATGATGCAGTTGCTCTCGGAGATGGACGGCTTCGAAGAGCGTGGCGAGATCCGGATCATCGCCGCGACTAACCGCTTCGACATGCTCGACCGCGCGATCCTTCGCCCCGGTCGATTCGACCGCCTCATCGAGGTCCCCAAGCCGAACGCCGAGGGTCGCGAGATCATCTTCCAGATCCACACCCGCGGGATGAACGTCGCCGACGACGTCGACTTCGCGGAACTGGCCGAAGACGCCGATGAGGCCTCCGGTGCCGACGTCAAGGCCGTCTGTACGGAAGCCGGAATGTTCGCCATCCGCGACGAGCGTACCGAAATTCGGATGGAGGACTTCCGCAACGCCTGGGAGAAGGTTCAGGCAGACTCGGACGAGACCGACGAAGTCTCGAAGACCTTCGCCTAG
- a CDS encoding MarR family transcriptional regulator, with amino-acid sequence MSASESLRQETDNRGTWDDVRELPPSAKLVAKVLEYNDTMTQQQIADETLLPSRTVRYALNRLDEESVIDSRFSFSDARKRLYSLDIEA; translated from the coding sequence ATGAGTGCTTCAGAGTCGTTGCGACAAGAAACCGACAACCGGGGGACGTGGGACGATGTCAGAGAGCTACCGCCGAGTGCCAAACTCGTCGCGAAGGTGCTCGAGTACAACGACACGATGACCCAACAGCAGATCGCCGACGAGACGCTGCTGCCGTCGCGGACGGTGCGCTACGCCCTGAACCGCCTCGACGAGGAGAGCGTCATCGACTCGCGATTTTCGTTTTCCGACGCCCGCAAACGACTGTACAGCCTCGATATCGAGGCCTGA
- the mre11 gene encoding DNA double-strand break repair protein Mre11, with the protein MTRVIHTGDTHIGYQQYNAPERRRDFLEAFRSVVEDAVAEDVDAVIHAGDLFHDRRPGLVDLQGTVEILRTLADAEIPFLAVVGNHEGKRDAQWLDLFADLGLATRLGAEPEIVDDVAVYGLDFVPRSRREALEYEFAPVPEAAEHAALVSHGLFEPFAHADWDTERLLEESTVEFDAVLLGDNHKPDTADVLDTWVTYCGSTERASASEREDRGYNLVDFERDGDASVAISRRGLTDTREFVFVDVELEDGEGVDRVQERVRQHDLADAVVIVTLEGEGRPITPATIEEAAIDRGALIARVNDRRELPDEDEEVSVSFADPDAAVRERVRELGLSDAALDIDETVRNDELVDSNVRETVERRVREQLEDDAAAFVPAPEREPADEDVTTVADQLTADEATGETDATEEAAAEGDTADETSTDSAATDERPPDDDTAVDAAGTDDDTKSDEPADADTASLGDFA; encoded by the coding sequence ATGACACGGGTGATACATACGGGCGACACCCACATCGGGTACCAACAGTACAACGCGCCCGAGCGACGCCGGGACTTTCTCGAGGCCTTTCGATCCGTCGTCGAGGACGCGGTCGCCGAGGACGTCGACGCCGTGATCCACGCCGGCGACCTCTTTCACGATCGACGGCCGGGACTGGTCGACCTGCAGGGCACCGTCGAGATCCTCCGAACGCTCGCCGACGCCGAGATCCCCTTTCTCGCCGTCGTCGGAAATCACGAGGGCAAACGCGACGCACAGTGGCTCGATCTCTTCGCCGATCTCGGACTCGCGACGCGACTCGGTGCCGAACCCGAAATCGTCGACGACGTCGCCGTCTACGGCCTCGATTTCGTCCCCCGGTCGCGACGCGAAGCCCTCGAGTACGAGTTCGCCCCCGTTCCCGAGGCGGCCGAACACGCGGCCCTCGTGAGCCACGGGCTGTTCGAGCCGTTCGCCCACGCCGACTGGGACACCGAACGGCTCCTCGAGGAGTCGACGGTCGAGTTCGACGCCGTCCTGCTCGGCGACAACCACAAACCCGACACCGCGGACGTATTGGACACGTGGGTTACCTACTGCGGCTCGACCGAACGGGCGAGCGCGAGCGAACGCGAGGACCGGGGCTACAACCTCGTCGACTTCGAACGCGACGGAGACGCGTCGGTCGCGATCAGCCGCCGCGGACTCACCGACACGCGCGAGTTCGTCTTCGTCGACGTCGAACTCGAGGACGGCGAGGGAGTCGACCGCGTGCAAGAACGCGTTCGCCAGCACGACCTGGCGGACGCCGTCGTCATCGTGACGCTCGAGGGCGAGGGCCGACCGATCACGCCGGCGACGATCGAGGAGGCGGCTATCGATCGCGGCGCGCTCATCGCCCGCGTAAACGACCGCCGGGAACTGCCCGACGAGGACGAGGAGGTGTCGGTGAGCTTCGCCGATCCCGACGCCGCCGTCCGCGAGCGCGTTCGCGAACTCGGATTGAGCGACGCCGCCCTCGACATCGACGAGACCGTTCGGAACGACGAACTGGTCGATTCGAACGTCCGCGAGACCGTCGAACGGCGCGTCCGCGAGCAGCTCGAGGACGATGCGGCCGCGTTCGTCCCCGCCCCGGAACGCGAGCCGGCGGACGAGGACGTGACGACGGTTGCGGACCAGCTTACAGCGGACGAAGCGACGGGCGAGACCGACGCGACCGAGGAAGCGGCCGCTGAGGGCGACACAGCCGACGAGACATCGACAGATAGCGCTGCAACCGACGAGAGGCCGCCGGACGACGACACGGCGGTGGACGCAGCCGGGACGGACGACGATACGAAAAGCGACGAACCGGCCGATGCCGACACCGCATCGCTGGGTGATTTCGCGTGA
- the rad50 gene encoding DNA double-strand break repair ATPase Rad50 — protein MRVDRLRLLNFKCYGEAELGLERGVTIVHGVNGSGKSTLLEATFFALYGSKALDDRTLDDVITTGEEETEVELRFTHDGREYRVERHLKLRGDRATTTKCVLETPGETIEGARDVRREVTELLRMDAEAFVNCAYVRQGEVNKLIHASPSDRQDMIDDLLQLGALEDYRERASDARLGVKTVLDGQREVLENVRQQVEQKEDKELHERLNGLETRRADVAEEIENYEAQREQARNTLETAEDVLERHEETREEIETLETEIDDLRSKIEATEREREDAKAEIRDLEERREELAAERDELLADVELDPGADGGDDAVEERIRELEARDEDLRDDLEEVRVSITETSGEIERLREEADDLESQAVDAREEADELEATLETDEEAIEDREADLEDLEEQIETAREQFDSGEASPTPREGGETADAPVEFGEATAHFESLETDREELTDEIGDITADIRTVENAIEEGEALLEEGKCPECGQPVEDSPHVDVLAEKREELADLEDRLERLEDDRDDLDERIERAEELREAERRVDRLEENRDNIETLVAEKRETLENRREQRDRLREDAEQYETDAEENRARAADLDREVDDIRSELGSINTERGEIKDDLESLRRVAEIDVERADLATDVENLRERRRDWQTMNDERRETLSSKRERKRELESEFDEERIETARTDRQNAENYLEKVDAKLEDLEAKRTNLQNAIGAVERELEELEERREELEALEERCERLDSLYDEAETLQATYADLRAELRQRNVETLERLLNETFELVYQNDSYAAIDLDGQYRLTVYQKDGEALEPEQLSGGERALFNLSLRCAIYRLLAEGVKGTAPLPPLILDEPTVFLDSGHVTQLVSLIESMRDLGVEQIVVVSHDEELVGAADSIVRVEKDATSNRSRLESGEPPEIALLTSD, from the coding sequence GTGAGAGTCGACCGGCTCCGACTGCTGAATTTTAAGTGCTACGGCGAGGCCGAACTCGGCTTGGAGCGCGGCGTCACCATCGTTCACGGCGTCAACGGCAGCGGAAAGTCGACGCTGCTCGAGGCGACCTTCTTCGCCCTCTACGGCTCGAAGGCGCTGGACGATCGCACGCTCGACGACGTGATCACGACCGGCGAGGAGGAGACGGAGGTCGAACTCCGATTCACCCACGACGGCCGCGAGTACCGCGTCGAGCGCCACCTCAAGCTCAGAGGGGATCGCGCGACGACCACGAAGTGCGTCCTCGAGACGCCCGGGGAGACGATCGAGGGCGCTCGCGACGTTCGCCGGGAGGTCACCGAACTCCTGCGGATGGACGCCGAGGCGTTCGTCAACTGCGCGTACGTCCGCCAGGGCGAGGTCAACAAGCTCATCCACGCCTCGCCGAGCGATCGACAGGACATGATCGACGACCTCCTCCAGTTGGGGGCGCTCGAGGACTACCGCGAGCGAGCTAGCGACGCTCGGCTGGGCGTCAAGACCGTACTCGACGGCCAGCGGGAGGTCCTCGAGAACGTCCGCCAGCAGGTCGAACAGAAGGAGGACAAGGAGCTCCACGAGCGACTGAACGGCCTCGAGACCCGTCGCGCGGACGTAGCCGAGGAGATCGAGAACTACGAGGCCCAGCGCGAGCAGGCCAGAAATACGCTCGAGACCGCCGAAGACGTCCTCGAGCGCCACGAGGAGACCCGCGAGGAGATCGAGACGCTCGAGACGGAGATCGACGACCTCCGATCGAAGATCGAAGCGACCGAACGCGAACGCGAGGACGCCAAAGCGGAGATTCGAGACCTCGAGGAGCGACGCGAGGAGCTCGCAGCCGAGCGCGACGAACTGCTAGCGGACGTCGAACTCGACCCCGGGGCGGACGGCGGAGACGACGCAGTCGAGGAGCGCATCCGCGAACTCGAAGCCCGCGACGAAGACCTCCGGGACGACCTCGAGGAGGTGCGCGTCTCGATCACGGAGACCAGCGGCGAGATCGAACGCCTTCGCGAGGAGGCCGACGACCTCGAGTCCCAGGCGGTGGACGCTCGCGAGGAGGCCGACGAACTCGAGGCGACGCTCGAAACCGACGAGGAGGCCATCGAGGATCGCGAGGCGGATCTGGAGGATCTCGAGGAACAGATCGAGACGGCGCGCGAACAGTTCGACAGCGGCGAGGCGTCTCCGACGCCTCGGGAAGGCGGTGAAACCGCCGACGCACCGGTCGAGTTCGGCGAGGCAACCGCTCACTTCGAATCCCTCGAGACCGACCGCGAGGAACTGACCGACGAGATCGGCGATATCACGGCGGATATCCGGACCGTCGAAAACGCCATTGAGGAGGGCGAAGCGCTGCTCGAGGAGGGCAAGTGTCCCGAATGCGGCCAACCGGTCGAAGACTCGCCCCACGTCGACGTGTTAGCCGAGAAGCGCGAGGAACTCGCCGACCTCGAGGATCGACTCGAGCGGCTCGAGGACGACCGCGACGACCTCGACGAGCGGATCGAGCGCGCCGAGGAACTCCGCGAGGCCGAACGACGGGTCGACCGACTCGAAGAGAACCGCGACAACATCGAGACGCTGGTCGCGGAAAAGCGCGAGACGCTCGAGAACCGACGCGAGCAGCGCGACCGTCTGCGCGAGGACGCGGAACAGTACGAGACCGACGCCGAGGAGAACCGCGCGAGAGCCGCGGACCTTGATAGAGAGGTCGACGACATTCGATCCGAACTCGGATCGATCAACACCGAGCGCGGCGAGATCAAGGACGATCTCGAGTCGCTGCGCCGCGTCGCCGAGATCGACGTCGAGCGCGCCGATCTCGCGACCGACGTCGAAAACCTCCGGGAGCGTCGCCGGGACTGGCAGACGATGAACGACGAGCGCCGCGAGACGCTCTCGAGCAAACGCGAGCGCAAGCGCGAGCTCGAGTCGGAGTTCGACGAGGAACGCATCGAGACGGCCCGTACGGACAGGCAAAACGCCGAGAACTACCTCGAGAAGGTCGACGCGAAACTCGAGGATCTCGAGGCGAAGCGGACGAACCTCCAGAACGCGATCGGAGCCGTCGAACGGGAACTCGAGGAACTCGAGGAGCGACGCGAGGAACTCGAAGCCCTCGAGGAGCGATGTGAGCGACTCGACTCGCTGTACGACGAAGCCGAGACGCTGCAGGCGACGTATGCGGACCTCCGGGCGGAACTGCGTCAGCGCAACGTCGAGACCCTCGAACGGCTGCTCAACGAGACGTTCGAACTGGTCTATCAGAACGACTCCTACGCGGCGATCGACCTCGACGGGCAGTACCGACTGACCGTCTACCAGAAGGACGGCGAGGCGCTCGAGCCCGAACAGCTTTCGGGCGGTGAACGGGCGCTGTTCAACCTCAGCCTGCGGTGTGCGATCTATCGGCTACTCGCCGAGGGGGTCAAGGGAACGGCACCGCTACCGCCGCTGATTCTGGACGAACCGACGGTCTTCCTCGATTCCGGCCACGTCACTCAACTCGTTTCGCTGATCGAATCCATGCGGGATCTCGGCGTCGAACAGATCGTCGTCGTCAGCCACGACGAGGAACTCGTCGGCGCAGCGGACTCGATCGTCCGCGTGGAGAAGGATGCGACCTCGAATCGCTCGCGCCTCGAGTCCGGCGAACCGCCGGAAATCGCGCTACTCACGTCCGACTAG
- a CDS encoding DUF7346 family protein, protein MKTVQDDTGKRYLLLKRSEHASLVRDPHNGNECYVQNDRLEDLDDESPLETAARSVSGPVRTLVTTVHDEATLGLLIELESRGPLAVRTVLNAYDFCESDLHGRFTVLSTADLIEETEVAGERGYRITETCKQALESIRTDETNPDAVAEAATETSNTS, encoded by the coding sequence ATGAAAACCGTCCAAGACGACACCGGCAAACGATACCTGCTTCTCAAACGGTCCGAACACGCGAGTCTCGTGCGCGATCCACACAACGGAAACGAGTGTTACGTCCAGAACGACCGCCTGGAGGACCTCGACGACGAATCTCCGCTCGAGACCGCCGCCCGAAGCGTCTCCGGTCCGGTCCGAACGCTCGTTACGACCGTCCACGACGAGGCAACCCTCGGCCTTCTGATCGAACTCGAGAGCCGCGGACCGCTCGCCGTGAGAACGGTGCTCAACGCCTACGACTTCTGTGAGAGCGATCTCCACGGTCGTTTCACGGTCTTGTCAACCGCCGACCTGATCGAAGAGACGGAGGTCGCTGGCGAGCGCGGCTATCGAATTACCGAGACGTGTAAGCAGGCGCTCGAATCGATCCGCACGGACGAAACCAACCCGGACGCGGTCGCCGAGGCGGCGACTGAAACGTCTAATACGTCATAA
- a CDS encoding DUF7322 domain-containing protein, with product MVSDRTENEPDEYDPEAEFRDPDSDSITIPRVPTEDAGSGLWSDLRSEMEADEAEIPDLSSSETDVDGETLRHFWALVFVINVAVLAFALSLMFLIFEGNVTYSAYLLAVTLVFTGFGIRRYRNFKRATDASSTADNRDDDPDERESEASDEPLELEDEPLESEHSDDTTADSK from the coding sequence GTGGTATCAGATCGGACCGAGAACGAACCCGACGAGTACGATCCGGAAGCGGAGTTCAGGGACCCGGATAGCGACTCCATCACGATCCCACGCGTCCCGACGGAGGACGCCGGATCGGGCCTCTGGTCGGACCTGCGGTCGGAGATGGAGGCGGACGAAGCCGAGATTCCCGACCTGTCGAGCTCCGAAACGGACGTCGACGGCGAAACCCTCCGACACTTCTGGGCGCTGGTGTTCGTGATCAACGTCGCCGTCCTCGCGTTCGCACTCAGTCTGATGTTCCTGATTTTCGAGGGTAACGTCACGTACAGCGCCTATCTGTTGGCCGTCACCCTCGTCTTCACCGGGTTCGGCATTCGCCGCTATCGGAACTTCAAGCGCGCGACCGACGCTTCCTCGACGGCGGATAACCGGGACGACGACCCGGACGAACGAGAGTCCGAAGCGAGCGATGAACCGCTCGAACTCGAGGACGAACCCCTCGAAAGCGAACACTCCGACGACACCACCGCCGACTCGAAATAA
- a CDS encoding DUF7331 family protein, whose amino-acid sequence MEVSTHINDDTTDRGEPCSEPAGTATIESYETDDGVVFYDSENPLAWVETSRTFTLTELA is encoded by the coding sequence ATGGAAGTGTCCACCCACATCAACGACGATACGACGGACCGAGGCGAGCCGTGTAGTGAGCCAGCGGGCACCGCGACCATCGAGTCCTACGAGACGGACGACGGAGTCGTCTTCTACGATTCCGAGAATCCGCTCGCGTGGGTAGAAACCTCCAGAACGTTCACCCTGACGGAACTCGCCTGA
- a CDS encoding DNA-directed DNA polymerase, with the protein MTEAGQTGLTEFSGESDERPDEEAVAIAGNGGSSAGEVIDVVEETLPEATGELELAVMQVDYTIAGYGDEERPIMHVFGRTSEETLEHVQVVGFRPYFYAPTDSLERPPEEQYDRLTGSREVGEDGEPYESIRGEKLTKIFGQTPRDVGQVRDEFDHYEADILFPNRFLIDKDVRSGIRVPERRADDDSLVVPHDEVEATAVDVDPRVNTFDIEVNDRAGFPEDGEEPIVCLTSHDSYRDEYIMWLYEAPVGDGEIPTEIEDYEPIESDIEHEIRSFDEEEAMLEAFVDYIRETDPDILTGWNFEDFDAPYFLDRLEVLEDPTHDYDLSIDRLSRVDEVWRSNWGGPDIKGRVVFDLLYAYQRTVFSELDSYRLDAVGEAELGVGKERYAGDIGDLWEDDPTRLLEYNLRDVELCVELDRQQEIVTFWDEVRSFVGCKLEDAPTPGDAVDMYVLHEAYGRFALPSKGQQEAGEEYEGGAVFDPITGVKENVTVLDLKSLYPMCMVTVNASPETRVDPDEYDGETFIAPTRPEPTHFRKEPDGVMREMINELLAEREEKKSQRNQYDPGTRAYEQYDRQQGAVKVIMNSLYGVSGWEQFRLYDKEAASAITATGREVIEFTESAANEIDYQVAYGDTDSVMLELGQDVSKADALEQSFEIEEYLNERYDDFAREDLNAEEHRFQIEFEKLYRRFFQAGTKKRYAGHIIWKEGKDVDDVDITGFEYKRSDIAPITKEVQHRVIEMIVREGDIEGAKEYVNAVIQDVRAGEVSLDEIGIPGGIGKRLDNYDTDTAQVRGAKYANLLLGTNFQRGSKPKRLYLKRVDPSFFERLEAEEGFDARTDPLYGAFKRDPDVICFEYEDQIPDAFEVDYDTMLEKTLKGPIERILEALDVSWEEVKSGQEQTGLSNFM; encoded by the coding sequence ATGACTGAGGCGGGCCAAACTGGACTCACGGAGTTTTCCGGTGAGTCCGACGAGCGACCGGACGAGGAAGCGGTTGCCATCGCAGGAAACGGTGGATCGAGCGCCGGAGAGGTGATCGACGTCGTCGAGGAAACGCTTCCCGAGGCGACCGGTGAGCTCGAACTCGCCGTGATGCAGGTCGACTACACCATCGCCGGCTACGGCGACGAAGAACGCCCGATCATGCACGTGTTCGGGCGCACGTCCGAGGAAACCCTCGAGCACGTCCAGGTCGTCGGTTTTCGACCGTACTTCTACGCGCCGACGGACTCCCTCGAACGCCCGCCCGAGGAACAGTACGATCGGCTCACGGGGAGCCGCGAGGTCGGCGAGGACGGCGAGCCCTACGAAAGCATCCGCGGCGAGAAGCTCACCAAAATCTTCGGCCAGACGCCGCGGGACGTCGGACAGGTCCGCGACGAGTTCGACCACTACGAGGCCGACATCCTCTTTCCGAATCGGTTTCTGATCGACAAGGACGTTCGTAGCGGGATTCGCGTTCCGGAGCGACGCGCCGACGACGACTCGCTGGTCGTCCCCCACGACGAGGTCGAGGCGACGGCCGTCGACGTCGATCCGCGAGTAAACACCTTCGACATCGAGGTCAACGACCGCGCGGGATTCCCGGAGGACGGCGAGGAACCGATCGTCTGTCTCACGAGTCACGACTCCTACCGCGACGAGTACATCATGTGGCTCTACGAGGCACCCGTCGGCGACGGGGAGATTCCGACGGAGATCGAGGACTACGAGCCGATCGAGAGCGATATCGAGCACGAGATCCGGAGCTTCGACGAGGAGGAGGCGATGCTCGAGGCGTTCGTCGACTACATCCGAGAAACCGACCCCGACATCCTCACGGGTTGGAACTTCGAGGACTTCGACGCGCCGTACTTCCTCGACCGGCTCGAGGTGCTCGAGGATCCGACCCACGACTACGACCTCTCCATCGACCGCCTCTCTCGAGTCGACGAAGTCTGGCGGAGCAACTGGGGCGGTCCCGACATCAAGGGTCGAGTCGTCTTCGACCTGCTCTATGCCTACCAGCGGACGGTGTTCTCCGAACTCGACTCCTACCGGCTGGACGCCGTCGGCGAGGCGGAACTCGGCGTCGGCAAGGAACGCTACGCCGGGGATATCGGCGACCTCTGGGAGGACGATCCGACGAGGCTGCTCGAGTACAACCTGCGGGACGTCGAACTCTGCGTCGAACTCGACCGCCAACAGGAGATCGTCACCTTCTGGGACGAGGTGCGTTCGTTCGTCGGCTGCAAACTCGAGGATGCCCCTACCCCAGGAGATGCAGTGGACATGTACGTCCTTCACGAGGCCTACGGACGGTTCGCGCTGCCCTCGAAGGGCCAACAGGAGGCGGGCGAGGAGTACGAAGGCGGCGCGGTGTTCGATCCGATCACGGGCGTCAAAGAGAACGTCACCGTGCTCGACCTGAAGTCGCTGTACCCGATGTGTATGGTGACGGTCAACGCCTCGCCCGAGACGCGGGTCGATCCGGACGAGTACGACGGCGAAACGTTCATCGCGCCGACCAGACCCGAGCCGACGCACTTTCGCAAGGAGCCCGACGGCGTCATGCGGGAGATGATCAACGAACTGCTGGCCGAGCGCGAGGAAAAGAAGTCCCAGCGAAACCAGTACGATCCCGGCACGAGAGCCTACGAGCAGTACGACCGCCAGCAAGGGGCGGTGAAGGTCATTATGAACTCGCTCTACGGCGTGTCGGGCTGGGAACAGTTCCGGCTCTACGACAAGGAAGCGGCGTCCGCGATCACGGCCACCGGACGCGAGGTTATCGAGTTCACGGAATCCGCCGCGAACGAGATCGACTATCAGGTCGCCTACGGCGATACGGACTCGGTCATGCTCGAACTCGGACAGGACGTCTCGAAAGCAGACGCGCTCGAGCAGTCGTTCGAGATCGAGGAGTACCTCAACGAGCGCTACGACGATTTCGCACGCGAGGATCTCAACGCCGAGGAGCACCGGTTCCAGATCGAGTTCGAGAAACTCTATCGGCGGTTCTTCCAGGCCGGCACGAAGAAACGCTACGCCGGCCACATCATCTGGAAAGAGGGGAAGGACGTCGACGACGTCGATATTACCGGCTTCGAGTACAAGCGCTCGGACATCGCGCCGATCACCAAGGAAGTCCAACACCGCGTCATCGAGATGATCGTCCGCGAGGGTGACATCGAGGGCGCAAAGGAGTACGTGAACGCGGTCATCCAGGACGTGCGCGCCGGCGAGGTCTCGCTCGACGAGATCGGCATTCCCGGCGGCATCGGTAAGCGACTGGACAATTACGACACCGATACGGCGCAGGTTCGCGGCGCGAAGTACGCCAACCTCCTGCTCGGGACGAACTTCCAGCGGGGCAGCAAACCCAAACGGCTCTATCTCAAGCGGGTGGATCCGTCCTTTTTCGAGCGACTCGAGGCGGAGGAAGGGTTCGACGCCCGTACCGATCCCCTCTACGGGGCGTTCAAACGCGATCCAGACGTGATCTGCTTCGAGTACGAAGACCAGATTCCCGACGCGTTCGAGGTCGATTACGACACGATGCTCGAGAAGACGCTGAAAGGACCGATCGAGCGCATCCTCGAGGCGCTGGACGTGTCTTGGGAGGAAGTGAAAAGCGGCCAGGAGCAAACCGGATTGAGCAACTTCATGTGA